The Devosia sp. 1566 sequence CTCGATTTCGCCATCCAGTGTTCCCCCGACCACCCCTGGATCAAGGCGCATCCCGAATGGTTCGACTGGCGTCCGGACGGCTCGATCAAATATGCCGAGAACCCGCCCAAGAAGTACGAGGACATCGTCAACGTCCACTTCTATCGCGATGCGATTCCAAGCCTCTGGCATGAGCTGCGCGACATCGTGCTGCTTTGGGTGGATCATGGCGTCCGCATCTTTCGCGTCGACAATCCCCACACCAAGCCCTTCCCGTTCTGGGAATGGCTTATCGCCGAGGTCCGCGCCAAGGATCCAGGCGTCATCTTCCTTTCGGAAGCTTTCACCCGCCCCAAGGTGATGAAGCGGCTGGCCAAGGTCGGCTTCAGCCAGAGCTATTCCTATTTCACTTGGCGCAATGTGAAGTGGGAGCTCGAGCAATATCTGACCGAGCTGACCCAGGAGGAATCCCGCCATTATATGCGGCCCAATTTCTTCACCACCACCCACGACATCAATCCGCGCTATCTGCAGGGCAGTGGCCGGCCCGGGTTCCAGACCCGGTTGATCCTGGGGGCAACCCTGGGCGCCAGCTACGGCGTTTATAACGGCTTTGAAATCTGCGAATCCGAGCCGGTTCCGGGCAAGGAGGAATATCTCAACTCCGAGAAATACGAGATCCGGGCCTGGGACTTCGACAAGCCCGACAACATCAAATGGGACATTGCCTTCATCAACCGGCTACGCCGCGAGCACAAGGCGTTGCAGGAGTTTACGAGCCTGGCTTTCTATAACGCCTGGAACGACAACATCCTGTGTTACGGCAAGCGCACCGCCGACCGTTCGGACTTCCTGCTGTTCCATGTGTGCCTTGACCCGCACAACCAGCAGGGCGCCGATTTCGAGTTGCCGCTATGGGAATTCGGCCTTCCCGACGATGCCTCGATCGAGGTCGAGGACATGGTAACGGGGCATCACTTCACCTGGCACGGCAAGTACCAGCACATCCATCTTGATCCATTCTACAAGCCATACGCCATCTGGCGTCTGATTGCGCCGGGGGCACCGCGATGAACGCCCCGACAGCGCCGATGGCTTCGCCCGTTCCCACGCTCTTTTCCCCCGATGGGCAGCTGGTTTCGGCCATTGCCGGGGAGGGCAAGACACAGCTTGAATCCGTGACCCTGCCGGCATTCCTGCCGTTCCAGCGTTGGTTCGGCGCCAAGGAC is a genomic window containing:
- a CDS encoding alpha-1,4-glucan--maltose-1-phosphate maltosyltransferase translates to MLLDNKKAKPSKARVATAQPVSAPRQVDAGDQELFRLAANRVAIEGIVPEIDGGRFPAKSVVGEEVVIEADIFSDGHDTIDAALLYRPAGTEAWFEQPMEFVENDRWRTTIAFPENRLYEFTLAGWRDLYGSWRKEIAKKHAAGIDVSLELEEGRRLLDVAQRSDRASDADRRELSGVLAAYTALQNNPERLALLSSDAVADVMQRAAARTNFSQYERVLEIFVDRKVAAFGAWYELFPRSQSGSPDRHGTFDDVIARLPYIRDLGFDVLYFPPIHPIGQTNKKGKNNSLSATVEDPGSPYAIGSADGGHEAIEPKLGTFEDFDRLVAAAAEYDLEIALDFAIQCSPDHPWIKAHPEWFDWRPDGSIKYAENPPKKYEDIVNVHFYRDAIPSLWHELRDIVLLWVDHGVRIFRVDNPHTKPFPFWEWLIAEVRAKDPGVIFLSEAFTRPKVMKRLAKVGFSQSYSYFTWRNVKWELEQYLTELTQEESRHYMRPNFFTTTHDINPRYLQGSGRPGFQTRLILGATLGASYGVYNGFEICESEPVPGKEEYLNSEKYEIRAWDFDKPDNIKWDIAFINRLRREHKALQEFTSLAFYNAWNDNILCYGKRTADRSDFLLFHVCLDPHNQQGADFELPLWEFGLPDDASIEVEDMVTGHHFTWHGKYQHIHLDPFYKPYAIWRLIAPGAPR